AAGAGGAAATGGGCAAAAAAATGATGGCCCTCTATAAAGAGCACAAAGTTAATCCATTTTCTTCATGCCTACCCCTATTAATACAACTACCTTTCTTAATAGCTGTTTTCCAGGTTTTTAGGAAAGGCTTTTCTGACGAAACGCTTTCTTTGGTTTATCCATTTATTGCTAATCCTGGCCACATAAACCAACTTGCCTTTGGATTTATAGATCTATCTGTTCGAAACATTCCTTTGGCGGTTTTAGCCGGCGCATCACAATTTTGGCAAACAAAAATGATGATGACTAAAAAAGCTCCAATTGTTAGTACGGGAGCAAAAGATGAAAACATGATGGCAATGATGAACAAACAAATGATGTATATGATGCCAGCGCTAACTGTTTTTATTGGTATAACGCTCCCCGGCGGCCTAACTTTTTATTGGTTTTTAACCACATTGTTCACAGTTTTTCAACAACTATATATATTTAAGAGAGAAGAGACTAAAATTGAAGTAGTAAAATAATTTAATAGCACCCATTTAATGATTGGTATATTTGATTCAGGTTTTGGTGGAATTTCAATATTAAGCGATTTTCACAATAAAGCCCCCGAATATAGCTATATATATTTTGGGGACAATATTAATGCTCCATATGGAGATAAAAACACTAAAGAAATATATAATTCTACAAAGAATGCTGTAGAATTTTTATTTACAGAAGGGGCTGTTTTGGTAATTGTAGCCTGCAACACTTCTTCTGCAAGGGTTTTAAGGAAGCTCCAAGATGAGTATTTTAATAAAAAATATAAAAATAAAAAGGTACTAGGAATTATTATTCCCAATATTGAAAATATTATTCATCAACTTCCCCCCAATTCCAGACTAGGAATAATTGGGACGAGTCACACAATTGGTTCTCAAAAATACCAAAACGAAATTTTAGATAAACGAAACGACGTTCAAATATTTTCAAAAGCCTGTCCAATGTTTGTCGAGAAAATAGAAAATAATAAGTTTAAGAGTTTAGGCTTTTTGGCTAACATTAAAGAAGAAATTGCACATTATAGTAATAAAAATATATCCTATCTTTTATTGGCATGTACACATTTTTCATTTATCAAAAAAGAAATTAAACAACATCTTAATCCCAGTATACAAATAATTGATTCTTCTGAAATTATTATTAAAAAAACACAAGAGTATTTATTTAGACACAAGGAATTAAAAATAAAAAAAGAACGGAATACCATTCTTTACACAAGTGGTGACTTAGTTTTATTTAAAAAAATTTCTTTAAAACTCTTAAGGCCAAGTAGTAAAAGAAATTTAAAATTTTTAAAACATTCTACCCTTTCCAACAATTAACTTAACCTTTTTTTCACTAATTTTAATCAATACTGGAGTTTGAACTTCAAATGATTTATCTAAAACAAGGTTTTTATTTTTATTTTCAATAATGATTTGATCAAAGATAAAAACACTTTTAACTTTCTTTTCTTTTTTTGATTTTATAAACAACTCTATTTTATTGTCATTTGGAAGACAAACAGTATTGTCAGGTAATTCTTTATTGCTTAAATTGAGGTTATTAATAATAACACTGCCTTGATCTATAATTTCAATTGTATAGTTTTCATCAATTTCAACCTTTGTTCCCATTGTATTTATACTAGCCTGACTCAGAAAGTATAAATTATTTGCCTTAACCATGTTTAGCTCTTCGATTCTTCTTGATGATAGTATTTCACAGGCGTTTAGAAAGTTCGAAACTCCCAGGTTTAGCGAAATTTCATTATTTTCTTTCCCGACAGGTATAATAAAAATCGGAATCTTCAATGCATCTGGATGGTCTGAAGTGCAAACAGAATTCAATATCTTGTTTAGGGTGTGATTGTTTCCAACTGCAATTAAAGTTTTAGCACCCATTTTAATCTCATTATCAATTGAACCAACTACATTTTTTAAAAGACTTAAGCGGATGATTTTACCATTTAAACCAAGGTCTGTAATTCTGGTTTCAATTTTAGAAAGAGTATTACTATATTTTTTTTCCGACAAAAAACTATCGTATATAAAAATATTCATATTTGTTTAGCCTCTTTTACTTCCGTCTTCTTGTCTTTCGTCATATTGCATGCACCATTAAAGATAGCTCCGTTTTCAACTGATAAGGTCGAAGCCTGAATGTCTCCGTAGACTTTAGCTGTTGATGAAAGTTCTAAATACCCATGTATAATAAGGTTCCCATGAACTTCTCCGCTAATTTTAGCCTGTTTTGCTTCTATGTTTGCATTAATCTTTGCCTTTTCTCCAATAAACAGATTGTTGCTTGTTTTTATTGCACCCTCAAGCGATCCCTCTACAATTATATCGCCCTCACCAAAAAAATTACCCTTCACCTTGATAGATGGGCCAATTATGGTTTCGGCATTTTTAATACTCACCTCTTCATCTTTTTTAAACATATAATATACTTATTTATAATTTAATATTATGATTATAGCAATTAGACAGCAATTATTCAACTAAGTGTTTGCAAAAAAACTAAAAAAATGTAAACTGTAAAAGTACAATATAAGTCCCCGTAGTTTAACGGATAAAACAAGGCCCTCCTAAGGCCTAGATAGAAGTTCGATTCTTCTCGAGGACACATATTATAAGACGAAAAGCATTATATGTCAATGTTCCACGTGGAACAATTTGGGCCATTAGCTCAGTTGGTTAGAGTGCTTGCATGGCATGCAAGAGGTCAAGGGTTCGAATCCCTTATGGTCCACCAAAAAATATTAAAAACCATAAGGGTGAGAACCCTTGTGTGTGACTAATGTTTGGAATTATACATACAACGCTTCTAGGCAAGAATAAATGGAAATTGTACAAACATTTTCGATTGGAGTGTTGGGGACCACTCCGCTCGAACCCGACTACCGGCAGGTCCTTTATGGCCCAATTAAAACAAAAGAAATACAACTCATTTCCTGTTTAGCTAAGAGCAGACAAAAGTTTCGTAGTTATAATTATATACAATTACAATAAATAGTTATTTAAGTCCACAGCTATGTAGACTTTATTAGACTTATTAACATATTCTGTTAATAAGTTGTGTAAAAATGATTAATTTAAACAAGGAGAACAATTTAAACTATAGAAGTTTTATAGGAGTGGATGAGGTTGGAAGAGGTTGTTTAGCGGGACCAGTAGTTTCGGCAGCGGTTTTTGTTAGCAAGGAGCAAATTGGCGAAATTGCTGAAATAAATGATTCCAAGTTAGTTTCTAAAAAAAAGCGAGATATTCTCTATTTAGAAATAATTAACAACTATCCTTTTTCCATAGGATTGGTTAGCAATATTCAAATAGATAAATTAAACATTTTAAATGCAAGTCTTCTTTCTATGAAAAGAGCGCTTGATAAGATCAAACATAAGAGCGAAATAGTTTTAGTAGATGGCACTTACAAGATTCCAGGTTTTTTAGAGAAACAACAAACCCAAATAAAAGGAGATCAAAACTTTTATTCAATTGCTGCCGCTTCGATTGTTGCCAAAGTTGTTCGCGACAAAATGATGGAAGTATATTCAAAAAAATTTCCAAACTATTCATTTTATCAGCACAAGGGCTATGGGACAAAACTACATAAAGCCGAGATTGTGAAATTTGGAACTTGTAATATACATAGAAAAAGCTTTAAGTTAAACTAAAAAACTTGTTTATAAATGGAATTTAATTTATAATATTATCAGAGTAAATAAATATATGAATAATATTTTTGGAGGCAATAAACTTCTTTATTTTGAAGAGATTATAAAAAAAGCAAATTTGAAAGAAGGAATGAAGGTGGCTGATCTTGGGTGTGGAACCCACGGTTATTTTATTTTTAAACCATCGTTTATTGTTGGAACAACAGGTTCAGTATATGCTGTTGATGTTCTTAAGCCCGTGCTTGATAACATAAACAAAACCATTAAGCTTGAAAACCACAAAAACATAACAACAATTTGGTCTAACCTTGAAAATTACAAGGCAACTAAAATAGATTCAATGATTTTAGATTTTGTATTTTTAGTAAACGTTTTACATCAATCTAATAAAAAGGTTGATATATTAAGAGAGGCAATTCGAATGTTAAAAAAGAATGCTAAAATAGTTATTGTGGACTGGGTAGAAGGGGCCTCAGTAATTGGGCCCGAAAAAGATAAAAAAATAAATAAAGAAAATTTAATTATAGCGCTTCAAAAACTAGGATTAAATTTAGAGGAGGATTTTGTAGCTGGGAAGTTCCACTACGGTTTAATTTTTAAAAAAATATAGAATATGAACAGTTTACTAAGTTTAAAATTTTGGTTTTCAATAAATCCTGGCGCCTTGTCACCTTTGGGCCTAAAACTATTTTTAGTTTTAGTGTTTTTTTTCGTTGTTTTAAGTGTGGTGCTGAAAATACTAATTATGAATACCAAAGAGAAACTCCACAGAAGGCTATTTAGAAAGATTCTTTCTTTATCTGTTACTAACATTTTTCTTTTGTTGGTAATGTTTTTTTTAATGTATGAAAAAGCCCCATTTTTATCTTCAAGATTTTGGTTTTTAGTTTGGGGAACCGGTATTGTTGTTTGGCTGGTTTATATTTATGGATTTTATTCTAAAATTCCTAGCCAAAAAGAAGAAAGAGAAAAAAATTTACAATATAACAAATATCTTCCATAATTACCTAATGTTAGCTAAAAATACTCAAAAAACAGGCGCTTTTGGAGAGAAAATTGCAAAGGATTTTTTAGAAAAAAAAGGCTATAAAATCATTGATAATAACATTAATTTTTCTAATCAAGAAGTTGATATAATTGCAAAACTAAAAGGTAATTTCTTCATTGTTGAGGTAAAAACTAGTTCAGAAAAGTCTCTCGTTGACCCAGAGGACTATATTGATAATAGAAAACTACAAAATTTAAAAAAAGCGGCATTTAGCTTTTCAGCAAAAAATAAAGTCAAACTAGAGAATATCTATTTTGATTTAATTGCTATAAAACTAAAAAACAATAACAAAACGGCCACCATTAAACACTATAAAAATATTTGTTAGCCCTTGACTTTAGGGCTTTTTTTGTCTAATATAAACACATAAATTCAGCTAAAATAATTGCTTAAGGGAGGAAGCAAATTAAAATATGAAAAATTTAAATTTAATCTCCTTTTTATTCGCTATTTTTTTAGTTCCTCTTTTTTCTCTTCAGGCTAGCTACCTAAGGCCACCAGTTCTCTCTGATATAAATCCAGGATTAAAAAATTTTTCTGAACCATTTGTTTCTGGTTTTACAGAAGATTTTTCAAATGTTTTAGTTTATATAGATGGAAATTACTCGGGTGATGCCAATATAGTTAAAGGGAATAAGCAAAATAATTTTTATTTTTTTATAAATAATCTTCCAAGTGAGGGAAGCCACTCGCTTTTTTTAATTGCAAGAGACCTTAATGGAATTATGTCTGCTCCAACAGAGGAATTTAATTTTTTGATTACCCACAATCTAGATACTCCACAGGTGGTTAAAACAAACATTAACTCTAGAGAAAATATAGTTTGTCAGTCTGACAATGAAAATTTTGTAGATGTAATTGTTGATGGGGTAAAGTATTCAACCATGTTTATAGAAAGAAATTCGAATGCTAATCTTAATTTTGATTATTCAGTTCTCCCTCCAGGAGATCATTTAATAGCATTTACTGCAAGAGATGCCGTGGGAAGAACAAGCAAAACAACCGAATCACTAAAAGTTAAATCAATTGCAAGCACTGAGCCTGTAAAAGAAGACAAGAACAATAACGAAGGCTACGTCCCTATAAATAATAATTTAATTCCAGCAACTAATGTTCCAAGCATATCCAGTGAAGGAGCGAGTGAGGGGGTAATAGTTGAGGGTGTAGATAATATGGGGGAACTTCCACAAATAATTCCTGTACTCGGAAATGATGAAAAAAATGACGAGGAAAAAGCAATTGACGATATTTTAAACAAAATAGATAAAGAGAATAAAGAACAGATTGGATCACTTGATGAAAGCGGTGAAAAACAAAGTGACTTAAAAGTAAATTTATTTATTTTTTTAGGATTTCTAGTAGCAGTTGTTCTATGGATTATTTGGGTTAACAGGGAGGTTAACGAAGAAGAAAAAAACATCGAAAGTGACGAAGAAGAAAAGAATTAAATTTGAATATATTTTTCGGAAAACCACTTGTTTAAGAAGTGGTTTTTTGATATAAATAAAGAAAAGAAAGCTATGAAAAAAATACTATTCTTACTTATATTCTTGTTTCCAATGTTTGTTTCGGCCCAAACCACAGAGCCCGATACAATATTTAAGGCTGAGGTGTTTGAAATTATAGAGGAACGAAGCGCAGTAAGAAAAAACGGTGCTGATCTTTTTCAACAAAATTTAAAGTTAAGAGGATTAGAGGGACAAAGGGAAAACGAAGAATATGTTTTCACTGGTATTAATGATTTTGAATTAATAAAAAGCAATGTTTACAAAATTGGTGACAAGGTCTTGCTCCTAGAAAGCATGGGTGCAGACAATGATCCACAATATTATATTGTCGATTATGTCAGAACCAATATTATATTATATCTATTTGCTTTGTTTGTTTTTATACTATTGATTGTGGGAAGAGCAAAAGGCTTTCGTTCTATTCTTTCTTTGTTTTTTACTTTTTTAATTATAATAAAGTATATTATCCCTAGCATTTTAGCTGGCGCCAATCCCCTGGTCACCACTCTTTTGGGGTCACTAGTGATTTTATTTATTATAATTTACTTAACAGAAGGATTTAACCCAATGTCACATCTTGCGGTTATTAGCATTGGAATAAGTCTGTTTATTTCAGTTTTTCTTTCTTGGTTCTTCGTTTTGGCCGGGAAACTCTCGGGTGTTTTCAGTGAGGAGATTGCTTCGCTGGCAAGCATCGGAGACGTAGCTATTAATTTTCAAGGATTACTCCTAGCAGGCATTATTATTGGTCTCCTGGGGGTCCTGGACGACGTAGTTGTTGCTCAGGTATCAACAGTTGAACAAATTCATAAAACAAACACTCAACAATCAAGGAAAGATCTGTTTTCCAGTTCATTCAAAGTCGGAATTTCCCACATTAGTTCAATGACCAATACTTTGTTCTTGGCATATGCCGGAGCCTCCCTACCTCTTCTAGTTTTGCTCGTTTCTGGCGAGAGCGTTTTTGGTAACACATTTGATGCTATCAACAACGAACAAATAGCAACAGAAATAGTCAGAACATTAGCAGGAAGCATTGGCTTGATTTTGTCAGTTCCAATTTCAACTTATCTTTCAGTGTATTGGTATAAAAGAAAAAGCTAAAAAGACTTGACGAAATATTTTTTTTCAGTTAGTATTTAGATACTTAACTAAATATCTAAATAAATGAGTATTAACCAAACATTTAAGGCACTATCAGATCAAACAAGAAGAGAAGTTTTGGAGCTTCTCAAAAAAAAGGATATGTCAGTAACTGAGATCTCTCAGAGTTTTGATATCAGTCTCCCCTCTTTGTCTCATCATCTCAGTACCTTAAAGCAAGTAAATTTAGTATCTTCAAGAAGAAGAGGACAAGAGATGATCTATTCTCTTAACTTGAGCGTGTTTGAAGAAGTGAGTAAAATGATAATTAAATTATTTAAACAATAATATGAAATCACCAATTAAAATTTCCATAAAAAGCGAAATTATTTCTATCCTTTTTATTACTGTTTCAATCATTGCCTCTTTTTATTTTTATAATAACTTCCCTGATCAAGTGCCCACACATTGGAATATTGAAGGGAATGTAGATGATTGGAGTACTCCCCTTTTTGCCGCTTTTCTCCTACCTATTATTTCAATTGGATTATATTTATTATTTTTAGTTCTTCCTCGTATAGACCCTAAAAAAGATAGATATAAGCAATTTGCGAACATCTATCATATATTTAAAACAATAGTAATTGGTTTTTTGAGTCTAATATATTTTGTAACTAGTTTTTCTGCATTAGGCTATGATATAAACATAACTCGTGTTATAAGCATCTCTGTCGGTCTACTTTTTTTAGTTCTTGGGAATTATATGAGCAAAATAAAACGCAACTGGTTTCTTGGAATTAGAACTCCATGGACCTTGTCTTCAGAGGATGTTTGGAACAAAACGCACAGACTTGGTGGAAAAATGTTTGTCTTGTCAGGATTTCTAATGATGAGCATGAGCTATTTGGATACAAAATATAGGATTCCCCTTTTTGTGACTATTATTATACTAACCGCTGTAGTAAGCTTTGTATATTCATATTATTTATTTAATAAAGAGCAAAAAAATGGAAATAAATAGTGTTCAAAATACCCAAATAAAAAACATTGTTAAGCTAAAAAAAGCTTCTGAAAGAAAGAAACAAGGACTTTTTGTTGTTGAGGGTGAAAGAGAGATTAAGATTGCTATTGATTCGGGACAAACAATAGAAACACATTATGTTTGTGCTAGATTCAATAAAAACAAAGAAAAGTTGCGTAATGCTGGTTCAATTTCGGTTTCTGAAGATGTTTTTAGAAAAATTTCTTATCGTGAGTCTCCAGATGGTAATATTGCAACTTTTAAACTTAAGAGAACCTACTTAAAAGATGCTAACCTTAGTAAAAAACCTTTAATTATAATACTTGAGTCAATTGAGAAGCCCGGCAATCTAGGAGCGATTATGAGGACCGCTGATGCAGCTAAAATTGATGCCGTAATAGTTAATAACTCTAAAATTGATATATATAACCCCAATGCCATAAGAGCGAGCCAAGGAACTATATTTTCAACTCCCCTATTTTTGGCTAATATTAAAGAAACTGAAGAATTTTGTATTAATAATAAGATAAGCATTTTTGCCACTAGCCCGAGAGCAAACAAAAACTACACAGAAGCTGATTTTAGCCAAGGTTCAGCAATCCTAATGGGGTCTGAAGATATTGGATTAAGCGATGAGTGGCTAAAATTAGCCAACCAGTCAATAAAAATTGAAATGAAGGGGCTTATTGACTCTCTTAATTTGTCAGTCAGCACTGCAGTTATTGTTTTTGAGGTATTAAGACAAAGAGCTGATTTATCCCCAATTGATTAGATGACTAAAATGTGCTATAATTGATATATTGGTTAAATAAAAACAAAAATATGCTAAAAATAGACAATTTGAAATTGAATAATTTTTTTATGTCCGTTGCTTTTGTTATATTGCTGACGGTTTTTTTATTACTACCATTTTTTGTTATTAATGCATTTAATTAAAAAAAAGTAGAGATAAAACCTTTGGTTTTTTACTTTAAATAAATAACACTATAAGCATGAGTGTAGAATTTCCAACTAATTTTCAAAAGAATGAAGAAGAAAATTGTGTTGATATTGAAAAAATAAAGACTGACATTGAAAAAATACGAGTTAAGTCGGAGGAGATTGATGACACGCAAGGATCCTTTCATGCAGGAATGGAAATGTTTTCTGTTGCGGAGATAATAACATCCAGGACAGAAAACTCACTAGACTCGATGGACAAGGATGACATAATCATATTAAACAATATTATTGATGCCCTATATGTTGATACAATCAAGTATTTAGAAAATTCTGATGAAGCATATGAAGTAACATCTCAGGAAACAATTGCAAGATGTTATTTACGAATTGGATCATTGGATAATGCAAGAAGCACATTCATAAATGCATCAACACTTGCTAGGAAAAATGGAAAAATCAAAATCGCTGATAGACTTTTAAATAAAGGTAACAGCATTGAAGCATAGGGTTACTATAGTGACAATATGTATTTTTTCTGCTAATGTAGGTAAATGATTAAAACAATCCATTATTCTGAGGTTCTAAGAAAGAGAGAATCCAAAGAAACAAAAGATAAAATTGAAGTTATTGAAGGGAAGAAATATTCTCTTTATTTTTTGTATGATGGCACAGAAGAGGGTGTTAATACAAACAGGGCTATTAGTGCTGCTAGTAAATTTATCAAAAACAATTATTCGTATTATCAAGACAAAGATTTATATAAACTAAAAAATTTAATAATTGATGCAAATCAGAAAATTTTAGAATTAAATTTATCTAACGCTACAACGGGTGTTGTCGTCTTGTATGTTTCTAAGGAAGATGAGGGTAAATCATTCTTTATTATTTTGGGTAAGTCAGCTGTTTATACAACATCCCATGATCAGCTTGTCAGAATAAATACTAAAAAAAATGAAAAATTATTAGGTCATAATAGATTGAGCAAAGACGATATTCCTGAAGTATATATAAAAAACAATAAGGCCCCGCTTTTTGTATGTAGCGACGGTTTTATAAATCTTTTAGTTGATAAAAGAAAAGACGTTATTAAAATTCTCAATCAAAAAGATATAGGAAGCTCTCGAGCTTCAATGAATAGAATTATGAAGGCTAGGAATTTTGATGATTTAGCATATTTATTTATTAAGAAGATTTTTTAAATAAAATATTGAAAACTTAAAATAAGCATAAGCGCATTTTGTATTTATACAATTATTATAGCAACCAATCAATTACATTTTGATTGGTTTTTTGTAGATAAGCATTTGTTTGACTAAAATGTTTAGATCCAAAAAATCCACGGTAGGAAGACAGGGGAGAGGGGTGTGGTGCTTTTAGAATTAAATGTTTTTTTGAGTCAATCAAATCTGTTTTACTTTGGGCATATGCACCCCAGAGGAGAAAGACGACATTGTTTTTTTTATCAGAAATAGTTTTGATTACTGAATCAGTGAATTCTTCCCAACCTTTTTTTTGATGAGAACCGGCTTGATTAGCTAGGACAGTTAGCGTTGCGTTTAAGAGAAAAACACCTTGTTTTGCCCATGGTTCAAGGTTTCCGGAAGAAGACATCTTTATCCCAATGTCAGATTCAATTTCTTTATAAATATTTTTGAGCGATGGGGGAGTATGAATACCATCTTGAACTGAAAAACAAAGCCCATGTGCTTGTTTGGGACCATGATAAGGATCTTGCCCAAGGATAACAACCTTCACCCTATCAAAAGGACAAAGATTAAAAGCTTGAAAAAGATTTTCCGCTGCTGGATAAACTGTTTTATTCAAATATTCCTTACTAACGAAAGAGAACAGTTCTTGAAAATATTTTTTATCAAATTCGGACGATAATTCACGAGCCCAAGATTTTTCTATTTTTATATTCATAAAGAGAGAATAATAAACTTCTTGCTACTCGAGTAATTCACAATTTGTAAATTGTGAGAGTTGCTTAAAACTTAGTTTACCAGATTTTTCTTGACCATCAGCGAAGACCCAGGTTGGATATCCTTTTATGCCAGCTTGTTTGCAAACATCCAATTGACCCTGTCCATCTGCAGTAGAGCATTCGATGTAGGGAAGATTTTTTGATCTACCAAATAGTTCTTTTTGTGCTTCGCAATGAGAGCACCAAAAAGCCCCATAAAACTTTGCACCAGTGTCGGATATACAAGAAGCGAACGAATCGATATTGTCTTGATCGGGGTTTTCTTTTGTCGAAAGCATATATATCCCAGCGATAACAATGATAATAAATATTGAAAACCAGAGAATAAATAAGTCGTTTTTTTTCTTTGTCATATAAATAGTTAAAAGTTATATATTAAATATTATCATATATTGGGATTAAAGAAAGATTAAGTTAATTTAAATATTAAGTAGGAATCGAAAGTTTACAAAAGAATTAATACCTATATAATAAATAGTATGAATATAACAATAATATATGAGTAAAGGAAGATTTAAAGTAATAGCGTCAGTTTATTTAGTTTTGATAAAAGAAAATAAATTGTTGCTACTACTTCGCAAAAACACTGGATTTGAAGATGGGAATTATGGTCTTGTCGCTGGTCATCTTGACCCAAACGAAACAATCATGCAAGCCATGGTAAGGGAGGCTAAGGAAGAGGCGGGGATTGACATTAACCTGGATAATTTAAAATTAGAGCACGTTTTAAATAGACAGGAATTGGGCAATGAAAGACTCGACTTCTTTTTTAGTATAAGTGACTGGAAAGGTGATATCATAAATAATGAGCCAGATAAATGTGGTGGGCTTAAATGGTTTGACTTAGATAATTTACCAAATAACATTATTGACTATATAGATCAAGCTTTGAAAGATATAAAAAATAAAAATATATATAGAGAAACAATAAAAAATGAGAACTAGGTTTAGTTCTTCGTATGTCTGTTTTTCAAAAAAAAATCGGGATAAACCCGATTATTTTATTGGCGGAACGGACGGGACTCGAAATTAGAAACCCAATATTCAAGAAACCCTTTAAACATCAGTTTTTAATGAAATGTTAGGGATAAATTAGGCCTAAACAAATAGACTTCAATAGACACAAACCCCTATTATAGACACATTTAAGTCACTATACGGTCACTGGATCGTAATGAGCAATATAGAGTTATCAGAGCTTGACAATTTTAATGTAATTTTATAATATATCATATATGATATACTTAGTTAAAGAATATGAATCTATTTAAGTTCGGTAAGGATGTTAGTACAGGGAATAGTGCCCCATATAAATTTTTATTGAAATGTAGCAATGAGGTAAAAGAAAAACTTCAAAACAAATTGGAAGTTATAGAAAAGGGTTTGAATGTTCACGGTCCACAAAAAATGGTCGGTAAAAAAGAGATTAAGGACATTAAGCATTGTGAAAAACAAGAAACAAAATTGTATCAAATTAATTATAGACACATTCAAAACAAACAGTACAGGGTGTTGTTTGTAATTAGAACTTCAGTTTATTTGATTTTAGAAATTTTTTTGAAGAAAAGCGACCCGCAGGAACAAAAAATGTATTCAAAAGCATTAGAAAAAAATAAGCATTATGAATAAATTAATTAATTAATATATTAACATATGTTTTTAAAAGACTTTAAAAATGAACTTTTAAACGATAAAGGCTATTATAGAAAGCAAAAAAAGATTTTATCAGATATAAAATATAGAGTTGGTAGAATGATTTTTGAAGCCAGAGTTCTAAGAGGCATAACACAAAAGCAATTGGGGGAGAAAATAAAAACATCTCAATCAGTTATAGCCAGTATAGAGAATGGCAATAGAAATATGTCATTAGATTATCTTGAAAAAATATCAAAAGCGTTCGGCACAAGACTGATTCCCCCACAATTTGAATTTATGTCAAAAACTGAAAACGAATACAATAGAGAAGTTTTTAATTCAGGTCATGTTTCTACTGTAGTTGTTAAAACAGCTGACTCAACTGAAGATGTTGAAACTAAATCATGGAGTCGATTTGATTTTAATTTACCTAAAATAACTAACAAAGAGGAAGTACAAGTTCCTTTATATTAAAAATATGAGCAATAAAAATATAGACTTAAAATGGGCTATCGTTTCAGAAAAAACCATTGTAGACGAAAGAACCAACCAAGTAAGTTTAATTGGTGTGGCAGAAGAATTGTTAATTACTTTAGATAAGAAAACTATTCCCAAGGACGCTAAAACTATTCCCTTTGGAATCAATTTAACCGGCTATTGGGAGAGACAAGAATTTTCAAAGGAGGAAGACTTTTCTTTTATAGTTAAATATATTCACGAAACCAACAAAGAGGAGTTAATACAGACAATACCCTTGAAGTT
The DNA window shown above is from Patescibacteria group bacterium and carries:
- a CDS encoding RNA methyltransferase translates to MEINSVQNTQIKNIVKLKKASERKKQGLFVVEGEREIKIAIDSGQTIETHYVCARFNKNKEKLRNAGSISVSEDVFRKISYRESPDGNIATFKLKRTYLKDANLSKKPLIIILESIEKPGNLGAIMRTADAAKIDAVIVNNSKIDIYNPNAIRASQGTIFSTPLFLANIKETEEFCINNKISIFATSPRANKNYTEADFSQGSAILMGSEDIGLSDEWLKLANQSIKIEMKGLIDSLNLSVSTAVIVFEVLRQRADLSPID
- the ung gene encoding uracil-DNA glycosylase, with amino-acid sequence MNIKIEKSWARELSSEFDKKYFQELFSFVSKEYLNKTVYPAAENLFQAFNLCPFDRVKVVILGQDPYHGPKQAHGLCFSVQDGIHTPPSLKNIYKEIESDIGIKMSSSGNLEPWAKQGVFLLNATLTVLANQAGSHQKKGWEEFTDSVIKTISDKKNNVVFLLWGAYAQSKTDLIDSKKHLILKAPHPSPLSSYRGFFGSKHFSQTNAYLQKTNQNVIDWLL
- a CDS encoding NUDIX domain-containing protein, which translates into the protein MSKGRFKVIASVYLVLIKENKLLLLLRKNTGFEDGNYGLVAGHLDPNETIMQAMVREAKEEAGIDINLDNLKLEHVLNRQELGNERLDFFFSISDWKGDIINNEPDKCGGLKWFDLDNLPNNIIDYIDQALKDIKNKNIYRETIKNEN
- a CDS encoding helix-turn-helix transcriptional regulator, producing MFLKDFKNELLNDKGYYRKQKKILSDIKYRVGRMIFEARVLRGITQKQLGEKIKTSQSVIASIENGNRNMSLDYLEKISKAFGTRLIPPQFEFMSKTENEYNREVFNSGHVSTVVVKTADSTEDVETKSWSRFDFNLPKITNKEEVQVPLY